The Phragmites australis chromosome 13, lpPhrAust1.1, whole genome shotgun sequence DNA window tactaatgagtggtcattagtgacgggtcgcaacatgacccatcactaatgtgtcttCTAATCGGAACTAGATAtagacccgttactaatgagtggtcattagtgatgggtcgcaacatgacccatcactaatgataatagtgacagatcaagttgtgacATGTCCCTAATGACTagatcattaatgacgggtcaaatatgacccgtcactaataataaggtcatcagtgacgggtcgtcctaggtcagttattagtgacgagttaagttgtgacccgttactaacagctaggtcatcagtgacgggtcatcctaggatAGTCATTAGTCACGGGTCGTactaggctagtcattagtgacgggtaaacttataatccgtcactaatgaccaactccagtcactaatggtggtattcgcaaatattttttatttttattttattttctcttattttttctcacctcggCAGTATTAGAATacaaaatttagcaaaattagttattagtgacggtcatggttatgacacgTTATTAATGACCTTTggtaaagaaggttaaaagaataaatatcCGATTTTTATCATAACTATGTGATAGTAGAGGTGATAAGTTGGCGAGGAGGAGGTtacgggttcgattcccatagaatgcatatttgaaaataatgtgaaaaaagtgACTTAAGGCATATGTGATAGGTCTGCGTTGGGATgactcgggtgaaaaaatatttttttaacttttttatccaaaaatataaaaaatattcatcggtcattagtgacgggtcaagattacaacctgtcactaatgttcaatcAGTATTACCGGGTCACAGTTACGACCCACCACTAATAACCTCAACAGTGACAGGTCatcacccgtcattaatgacctatcattagtgacgtgataagagtgacgggtataCGACCCATTACTAATGCATGTTATCACCGttcctaatattttttttttacgtagtgaCATGAAAATACAACTATTTTTTTcgtaattaaataaatgtgttaattattgataaatttataaataaatattgagtgTAAAAAATAGTgaatctatattttttattttattttatcatactCAATACAATAAAAAAATGAGCGTGGTGTAACGTGACAATCCGCCTAGTAACTACCTAAGCAGCCACCCCTTGGTCTACGTACAGCCACCGCGCCAATGCCACCTTTCAAACACGCAAAAATCACAATCCAAGAGCGACGCTAGCGAACAAGAAAGCCAGAGcaagagagagcgagagaagaAGAGGCAAGAGGCAAGGAGTCAGGGGCGAAGGCACCATGGCCGACGACATCAGCGTCGGGACGGCCGTGGCCATCGTGGTCGTGGGCGGTGTCTCCATTCCCCTCGTCATCGCCATCCACGCCTACAGCACCGTCATGGCGAAAGCGTGGCGGCGGCTGCGTGTCTGGACGCTCGGCGGCGTCACGACCTTGGAGCAGACGCTGAACTACAACTGCGCCCTGTGCCAGTACAGCTTGGATGCCCGCGAGGAGGTCCGCACGCTCTCTTGCAACCACGTGTTCCATTTCCGCGCGGGTGAGAAGTGCGTGAAGAACATCGACTACTGGCTTCGGGAGAACAGCATGATCTGCCCGCTCTGCCGGAAGACCCCTCACCCCGTGCTGCCGTGgaaggcgccgccgccaccgtcgccagCTCCCACGCCCGCGCCCGCTCCTGCGCCGTCGCCATCACCGTTGCCCGCTCCTGCGCCGTTATCATCACCGTCTCCGTCGCCGTCGGCGGAGCCACCACTGCCGCTGTCGTCGCCGGTGTTGGAGGAGCCACTACTGCCGCCACTGCAGTAACATACATGATCGTCAGGCAGTCTGGATCAGTTCTTGGAGAGGTTCTTGAAGGATTCTTTCGTCATTTCTGTTTCTGCATTCTTGGAACTGGTCGAGGTTGTTGCGTCTTGTCTGATGGTGTGGATCAGTTCTTGAAGGATTCTTCGATGTCTATCCTTTGCTTTCTTGGAACTGATCGAGCTCAGCTGGGTTCCTGTTCTTTTGTTCAGAGCTGCGTTCACCTGTGATGAACTAAACATCTAAATGTGTCCAAGAAATGATGATTTGTTAGTTCTCGGATCAGTTCTAGTGTTCTTACAAAAGCTAACAGATTATTGGTTTATTGCATTGGTAATCTGTACCATTTCTTTGTACCCCAAATGTAAGAATTTTGATACTGCTTTGTGGGCATCTTGGGATGATAAATGCAGGATTGGATAAGGAATTGTTTGCagtaatgtttttttttgttacagTGCTGATTGACACCAGTTGCTTCCTCTGGTAATTCTTTTCTTGAGTGCCCAAAACCTGTCGAATCGATTGTTGAACTTATAATTAATCATTCTGAAGCATGGTTTGTTTGCTTTGATGGCATTTCCGTTTGCTTGATAACATTTTTCTTGCATTCCAATCAATTGATGGGTACTGCAGCTACTGCTTATAGTATCGTACTGTTATGATACCTGAAGATTTGTATATAAATGTTCACACCAATAGTTATTTTCTTGCAATTCATGACTTTTCTACTGTTTTGCTGTATTCAATGTCTAATTAAGCGATACAGTATCTGGACTCAGCCTTCCTTAGCGTGTTAGTATCAGGAGCAAGCTGCTAGATTTTGTGCATCGTTTCTCTTGAACCTGGTGTTCGTTTCCCATCATGTCTGAGTCATTTTTCAAATTTCAGTTGGAGATAAATGTGTACGCGCTGTATGATGTTCTGCATGTGAATACGCCATGCCTGTCCCTGCATATCATTTTCCCTTTCTCATTAATTATGGCCTTCTAATCTGAAAAAGGCGTATTTCCAGTTTCTTGTGTAGTGGCAGAACAATTTGCTAGTGGAAAGCTCATTTCTGTTGGGCCCGTATTACTTATGAGCTTGTTAATGTTTGCCCATTTGTTGAACTCATGAACTTCCGTCAATTGATGAACTTTTGTTTGCACTCTTCAGCTCATGCATAACCACAGGCAGGGATCTTCGAATGGCCCCAGTGTGTTCGGTGTTGATCACTGTTGTTCTATCAGTTGGTTATGTCGTAATTAATTTCAATTTCCAGTGCCACTATTCTTTTACTGTCGTCGCTGTGAAGTATGAGCTTCAGTTTTGTTTCCGTGTGTGATCTGTACTTGGCTTGTGAGGTTGAGATAAGCACTCGCAGTTCGTAGGATTGCTGTGTCTAGCATTCCGAGTTCGTAGGATTTCGGTGTTCTTCAGACTGCAATCGCTAAATACTAACGCCACTTTCCATGTGATAAGTTCATAGGATTTCTGTGTGCCTTATGCGTTATGCCCTTGCACTCTGCTGCTCTTTCTCCTCATTGCTTCTATGTTCCAACATAGTATTCGGTTTCAGAGTTGCTCGTACTGTCTCTGTGTTCTTCAGTCTGCGTTCAGAGTTGTTCAGGGTCACCGCATCGCCATTGCCGTTTCTAGTTTCTTCACCGATGTATGATGCGTCGAACTCCCAACGATTTTGCGAGCCAagctttgtttctttctttcttcttctccaagtcGATACCGGAGCAAGTTCTTGCGAGGAAGGCGCGGAGCTGTGAGTTTCAACGATACCAGGCGTGCAAAACGGCGGGCGAAGCCCACCGAAAAGGTCACCATTTTGACCTTGAGGGCCTCCGCGACCAGTCCACTGTCCACCCCttccccaccaccagccactccGGTTCCGCGGGCACAAGGCAACAAGCAAATCCCCATCCAAGCCCCAGATCAAATGCTGTCTTCGACTGCCACCGCCTCCCCCGCTTCGTCCCATCCTTATCGCTCCGCCTCTGCGCGCGCCAGCCGGCCCCGCCTCCGCCCCGTCGTCGCCATGGCGGCCTCCGACGACCCCCGAGCCGCGCCCTCCAGGTCGGTCGCCGTCGTCGGCGCCGGTGTCAGGTGAGTGAGCGCTCTTTTCTGTGTCTGGGGTGTGAGCTGCTTGCGCGAATTATGGATGTGGGTATGTGTGTGCCCGCGAGGTGTTTGATGAAACGGTGATGGCTCTGTGCAGCGGGCTCGCGGCGGCGTACAGGCTGAGGAAGAGCGGCGTGAGCGTGACGGTGTTCGAGGCGGCCGACAAGGCGGGAGGGAAGATACGGAGCAACTCCGAGGCCGGGTTCCTCTGGGACGAAGGGGCCAACACCATGGTGAGcgcaattttgttttgttttctaaCTTGGAATTTGAGGACTGATGTTGTGCTAGTGCGCGTTATTATTGCTACTTCTGTATGTTTCGAATTGTGGCACTATACTAGCTAATTGAGTAATCTGTGTCAGTGTGACTGTGCATTCGCATTTGACAGTTAGTGCTGGGCATGGCATCAGCCAAAAACATTGTGTTTGCAATTTTGGGCTTTTGATCGGGCAAATTGGGGTGGTCGAATATAGAGACTCCACTCCTTGTTCAAAGTGGAAATTGTATTCGAGGCTAGCAGATTAGTTGACAAAATTACTTTACTTGATTCTCTTGCCTGCAGACAGAAAGTGATTTGGAGGCTAGCAGGCTAATTGATGCTCTTGGTCTCCAAGACAGACAGCAGTATGTATGTGCAAATGTTCTCTGTTGAAGCATTACTTATGCTcgaatttttttctttaaaatgttttcaattcataaataaagcTGACGGGCTCAATATCTGCTTCAGCctaactctcaacacaaacgtTACATTGTCAAAGATGGAGTACCAGCACTGGTAAATAGGCTTTTGATGTAGTCTTGCATATTCTTTTGTATTTTTCCTGCATTATATCTCACCTTTGAATATTTGCCCTTTTGGTTTCATAAGATTCCTTCGGATCCCATTTCGCTGATGAAAAGCAGTGTTCTTTCTACGAAATCGAAGGTATGCTCAGTTATTGAATACTATATAATGACCCCTATCCCCTTCAATACCTGTTGCTTGTCGTTCACAGTTTGCCTGATAGATTCAAGTGCATAACAAAGTAGAAGCACTCCTATCAAATTGCTAATCCCTCCGCCACTACCTGAACTAGCTGTTTAAGTTAAATGCTTCACGAATTTGTACATTCCTGTTCTAACAAAAAGTGCATTCCTCCATATTTTTTCTTCAAGCTATGTGATTATCAGGATGATCACATTATATTGTTTCTATTGAATTATGTCCTATCCTTGCAGCTCGCATTATTTTTGGAACCATTTCTCTACAAAAAAGCTAGCACAAGAAACTCTGGAAAAGTGTCTGATGAGCATTTAAGTGAGAGGTGAACCTTCATACTTTTGGTGTTTTGCATTGGTGTAAAATTTCAAATGGCAATCATATAATGAAGTATTACTTTGTATAAGTCAGTCTTGAGTTCTATACCTAGTGCTTCCTTAATGCTTACACGtttataaagaaaaagaaaacagttATAGACTGTATGTCAATATATCATACTGCATATCAATATATCATACATCACTGCAGTTTTTTTGGTCTTGAGATAATAGAACTGCCTTGTTTGATAACATTTGCAGTGTTGGGAGCTTCTTTGAACGCCACTTTGGAAGAGAGGTCAGCTATTTTTTCTCAAAGGAAACTATGGATAAtcaaatgatatcaaatgaacAGCTTCGCAGTTGACATTGACACCAAAACCACCCGTGGCTAAGAACTTCTGATTGTCTTTACAGGTTGTTGACTATCTTATTGATCCATTTGTAGCTGGAACTAGTGGAGGAGATCCCGAGTCATTATCTGTGAGTTACTATGTCCTGTCCCATTATTTGTGTTTTCAGACATTATATTTGGAGTAAATTTCAAGAAACGTCACATACTTAGTTTTTTCTATCACTAAAGTACACATATATGGATCAAGGGACTACACCTACTTTGCACtatttatcacaaaactacaattttttggACACCCCTTGTTATCTGTCCCGCTATATGATAAGTAGGCTCACTTGTCAAGCATACCTGACATTGATGACGGGTATATCTTACTAGGGTGCCACACATGTCATATAACGGGGAAGATAACAATGTCTGAAAAGGTGTAGTTTTGTCATAAGTAGTGCTAAGCAGGTGTTGTTCTTTGAAGCAAGTGA harbors:
- the LOC133888559 gene encoding uncharacterized protein LOC133888559; translation: MADDISVGTAVAIVVVGGVSIPLVIAIHAYSTVMAKAWRRLRVWTLGGVTTLEQTLNYNCALCQYSLDAREEVRTLSCNHVFHFRAGEKCVKNIDYWLRENSMICPLCRKTPHPVLPWKAPPPPSPAPTPAPAPAPSPSPLPAPAPLSSPSPSPSAEPPLPLSSPVLEEPLLPPLQ